The genomic interval GGTTGGTGCTTACCTATGACTTTAACCAAACAAATTATAAGGAGATGCTCGCGGAAGCCCAGTATCGGATAACGCATAATGACCAGTACCTACATGAAAAGTATGCCGGGGCTAATCAGGAGTGGGTGATTCAGGCGAAAGATTTTTATCGTCGAAATAGAGATCTGACTATTTTGGTAGGACTGGGACTGTATGCACTAAATTTGGTAGACGCTTATGTAGATGCAAAAATGTTTCGATATGATATCGATGATGACTTAAGCTTTCGTATTGATCCATTTGTACAACAACCGCAAGGTTTTTATGCTTCGCGAACACCCACTTTCGGCTTAAAAATGGCTATTACAATTCATTGATGTTTTAATTTAAAAAAAAGGATATTATCGTATATTGCGATTATTAATCAATTCAATATAGATTATGAATATTGCTTTAATCGGGTACGGGAAAATGGGGCAGATTATCGAACGGATCGCCCACGATAGGGATCATGAAGTTACCCTTATTATCGATGAAAATAATCGCGAGAGTATTCGTGTCGACGATTTCGAGGGGGTTGACGTGGCTATTGACTTTAGTACGCCTGACTCTGTATTAGATAATATTAAGCTGTGTTTTGACGCTCGGGTGCCAGTCGTTGTTGGGACGACTGGCTGGTATGACCGGATCGAAGAAATACGGGAAACCTGCGAGGCGGGAGAACATTCCTTGCTGTACGGTTCTAATTTTAGTGTTGGCGTTAACATTTTCTTTTATATTAATAAGCTATTAGCAAAGGCGATCCAACCATTCAAGCAATATGATGTGCAGGTTGAAGAGATTCACCATACGCAAAAACTGGATGCTCCAAGCGGTACAGCTATTACGATTGCAGAAGGCATCCTTGAAAACAGTGAGGTGAAAAAGAGTTGGGTAAATAATATTGTTGGTGAAGAAGGAGAAGTAATTCCAAAAAATGATCAGTTGTTGATTGAATCACACCGATTAGAAGATGTACCTGGAACCCATACAGTGCTGTACAGCTCTGAAGTAGACCAAATTGAGTTTAAGCACACTGCTCACAGCAGGTCTGGTTTTGCTTTAGGTGCGGTAATTGCTGCGGAGTGGCTGCAGGATAAAACAGGCTTTTTCAATGTGAAAGAAATGTTTAAATTCGATCTTTAAAAAACAAAAAAATAGATGAGTTATGTAATTTGTATCATCCTCCTTGTTTTGGTTCATTTCGGACTATGGAAGATGTTCGTTAAAGCGGGTAGACCTGGATGGGAATCACTTATCCCCTTTTACCGTGAATATATCATTGCGCAACTAACTGGTCGGCCTGCATGGTGGCTCATCCTGTTGCTGATACCGATTGTAAATATTTTTATCGCTATTACGATTTATGTGGATTTTGTGAAAAGTTTTGGCAAACGTTCTTTCTTAGAACATGCCGGGACAATTTTGTTACCTTTCGTAGTATTTCCATTATGGGGAACAGACACAAAAACAACATATTGGGGCAAATCAAACACTGCCGAGTTTAAAGAGAAATACCCTTACAAAAAGACAGTAACTAGAGAATGGGCAGATGCGATTATTTTCGCTGTGGTTGCTGCTACGCTGATTCGTGGCTTTTTGATAGAAGCATACATGATTCCGACTGGCTCCATGGAGAAAAGTCTTTTGGTCGGTGATTTTATTTTTGTTAGCAAGGTCAATTACGGTCCTCGTGTCCCAATGACGCCTGTAGCATTTCCTTTTTCACATCATACGTTACCTACTGGCGGAAAGGCTTATTGGGAGGGTATCAAATTGGATTATAAACGCCTTCCGGGATTTGAAAAAATTGAAAGAAACGATGTGGTGGTTTTTAACTACCCGCCAGATGGACTGCCTCCATTGAGTCGTCCGGTAGATAAACGTGAAAACTATATCAAACGGTGCATTGCTATCCCGGGCGATTCACTTCGGATCATTGACTCTAAAGTATATGTGAATGGGCAAGCAGAAGTGAACCCACCAGAGAGTCAAACGAGTTATTATGTAAAAACGAATGGAACTGATTTGAACCCGCAAACATTATTTGATATGCGGATTGAAGGCTTACGCCAATCGGAAACCGAATATGTTTTTACTATGACGGACAAGCAGGCTGAAACCATCTCTTCTTGGGCTAATGTGGAAGCCGTAAAGCCTAATATCGCTCCGTTGAACGCGTTTGATGGACAGGTTTTTCCTCATAATCCCGATTTTCCGTGGAATGTGGATAATTTTGGACCCATTGTGGTACCAGAAAAGGGATGGACCGTTGCACTGGACAGTACTACCGTCCCCTTATACGAGCAAATTATTACAGATTATGAAGGTAACACCTTTGAGCAACGTGCGGATGGCTACTATATTAACTCAGAGAAGGCCGACAGCTATACGTTCCAAATGGATTACTACTGGATGATGGGTGATAATAGACATAGCTCTGCGGACTCCCGCTTATGGGGCTTTGTTCCCGAGGACCACATTGTAGGTAAAGCTCTATTTGTTTGGCTGAGCTTAGATGAGGTGGGAAGCTTCTTTGATAAAGTTCGCTGGAATCGGATTTTTATGAAAATCGAATAGGTTGGAGCTTAAAACGATCTGCCAAACTATTTAGGTCATTAATAACTGCATCGACTAGTGGAATGCCTTCACGACGGTTTGCCTGCTCAGCGAGGTTTTCCGGTTCACCGGGTATAATCACTGATTGGTTTTCGCTGATTCGTTCTGCTGCTTTAAAACGTTCAATCCACTGATCTATATTTTGCTTATAATCTTCAACCGGTCTGAATCCATCAACACGCCAAGCTCCTAAAAAATGACCGAGTCCTTGTCCGGGTTGGTCTTTAGCAGGTTCAAGGAATGCAACAAATGGGGGCGCCCACGGCCCATAGCTGGCGCCAGATAGTACTGCTGAGAAAATATCGACTGCTGAACTTAGACCAAAACCTTTATGGCTTCCATGTTCACGGTCACCACCAAGGGGTAATAGTGAACCACCATTTTTTAGTTCGCCGGCATCAAGCGAATTTTGTCCTTCTTTTGTTTGTACCCATCCAGAAGGAATCGGTAAATGTTTTCGTTGAGCTACTTCCAGCTTTCCGTTAGCTGCGGTAGATGTCGCCATATCGACAACAATTGGAGGATATTTACCTGCTGGGAATGTGTAGCATATCGGGTTGGTTCCAAGCATCCGTTCCTTTGAAAACGTTGGTGCTACCAGAGGGCTAGCATTGGTCATTGCCATGCCGATCATATCCTTTTCGATAGCCATCAGGGCATGGTACCCTGCAATCCCGAAATGATTGGAATTCTTTACAGAGACCCAGCCGGAACCAACTTTGTCAGCCTTTTCCAGAGCGATATTCATAGCGTGCGGAGCAACAACGAGCCCTAATCCTGCGTCTCCATCCACCGTGGCTGTACTTGGTGTTTCATGTATAATCTTGATCTGTGGGCTTGGGTTTATGCGGCCTTTATCCCATAACCGGACGTACCCAATCAGTCGCGCTACACCATGAGAGTCTATCCCTCGCAGGTCGGCTTTTAATAGGACATCTGCCGCTAACTGGGCATCTTGCTGCGAACAGCCCATAGATAGGAATACATCTTGCGTAAATTTTCGCAGTTTATGTTCGTCAATTCGTCTAAGTTCTTTCGTTTCCACACGGTTTGGTTTAAAATACAGCTTCCGCAACTCGTTTTGTTGGTTCTGGGTTTCCCATTGTATAGAAATGTAAAACAGGTGCCCCCATCTTGATCAGCTCTTTGCTTTGATTAATCAGCCATTCGATTCCGAGCTCTTTCACCTCTTTCTCAGATTTGCAGGCTCTGACAGCTTCGCTCAGCTCGAGCGGGAAGTCGAGATGAAATGTTTTTGGCAAAGATATAAGTTGTTTTGAACTTGTGATGGGTTTTAAACCAGGAATGATCGGAACATTGATTTCATATTCTCTGCATTTCTCAACAAAGCATCTGTATTTCTCATTATCGAAAAACATTTGAGTGACAATAAAGTCGGCGCCCAAGTCAATTTTCTTTTTTAAATACCTGAAATCTGTTTCCATATTCGGTGATTCAAAATGTTTTTCAGGATAGCCGGCTACGCCAATACAAAATGTATTTTGATCAGTTGCAACGTCAATGTTTTCATGGAGGTACTTGCCATGGTTCATATCAACGACATGTTGTAGTAGGTCTGACGCATATTCATGTCCACCTGGCGTCGGGTAGAAGGTTTTCTCTGTTTGTCTGGGGTCACCGCGGAGTACCAAAACATTATCAATTCCTAGAAATTGCAGGTCAATCAAAGCGTTTTCAGTTTCTTCTTTCGTGAACCCCCCGCAGATCAGATGCGGCACGGCATCTACCTTATATTTGTTCATGATGGCAGCACAGATGGCCACTGTTCCAGGGCGCTTTCTATAGGCCACCTTTTGCAGTAATCCGCCCGGTTGCTCCTTGTATATATAGTCTTCTCGATGATAGGTAACATCAATAAATGGTGGGTTGAACTCCATCAAAGGGTCAATGGTATTGTAGATGTTTTGGATGCTCTGCCCTTTAACCGGAGGGAGCAGTTCAAACGAAAATAATGTTTTCCCTTTTGCGTTTCGAATATGTTCAGTTATTTTCATTAATATGTCAATTGTGTCGTGTTGATAAATTTTAATACGATAGGTTCGGACTGAGCCACTTCTCGGCTGTTTCTAAGTCGGCTCCTTTGCGAATAGCATAATCCTCAACTTGGTCTTTGGCTATTTTTCCTAGTCCGAAGTAGCGCGAATGAGGGTGCGAGAAGTAAAAACCACTCACAGCTGCTGTCGGGTACATTGCGAAGCTCTCTGTTAAGTGGATGCCCGCGTTTTCTTCGGCGTTAAGAAGGTCGAATAACGTCCTTTTCTCAGTATGGTCAGGACATGCAGGGTAGCCCGGTGCGGGGCGGATACCGTCGTATTTTTCCTTAATCAGTTCTTCATTTGTGAATTCCTCTTCTCTAGAATACCCCCAAAACTCTTTACGTACCATTTCGTGCATTTTCTCAGCAAAAGCTTCAGCAAAACGATCTGCTAAGGCTTTGACCATGATGGCATTGTAATCGTCATGGTTTTTTTCATATTCTTTTACCAGTTCATCACAGCCGATACCACTGGTAACGGCGAATCCTCCCCAGTAATCGGCGCGACCGCTATCTTTTGGTGCTACAAAATCCGACAAAGCATAATGTGGTTCGCCAGGAACTTTTTCAGATTGCTGTCTCAACGTATGAATCCTTGTGAGAACTTCAGTTCTTGAATCATCCGTGTAAAGCTCGATGTCGTCGCCAATATTATTAGCTGGCCAGAAACCGATTACACCATTTGCCGTGAGGAGATTATTATCCACCAGGTTTCTTAGCATTTTTTTAGCGTCGTCGAATAATTTAGTTGCTTCTACCCCGACTACTTTGTCTGTTAATATCCTCGGATAGCGTCCTCGCAGCTCCCATGTATGGAAGAATGGAGTCCAATCTATATAAGGTTCGAGCTCTTCAAATGAAAAATTATTAAATACTTTTGTTCCAAAAAATGTCGGTTTTGGTGGCACGTAGTCCATCCAGTCCGTTTGGAACCTGTTTTTTCTTGCTTCTTCAATACTTACATAACGCTTGTCAGATCGTTTTTGTAAATGTGCTTCGCGTGTTTTCGTATAATCTTCATGAACAGTTTTGATATACTCATCTTTAGTGGCCGCATTCAGCAGATTGGTACAAACGCTTACACTTCTTGATGCGTCAAGTACGTGGACAGTTGGCCCAGAATAATTAGGGGCTATTTTTACGGCTGTATGAATCCGTGAGGTTGTTGCACCGCCGATAATAAGCGGGAGCTTCAACCCATTTCGATCAGCTTCTTTTCCGAAATTGGCCATTTCATCTAGTGACGGTGTGATGAGTCCGCTAAGTCCTATAATATCCGCATTCTGCGCAATCGCTTCATCGATTATTTTTTGTGCCGGTACCATGACTCCTAAGTCGATGACCTCAAAGTTATTGCAGGCAAGCACTACAGCCACGATGTTTTTGCCGATATCATGGACATCACCCTTAACGGTTGCCATCACAATCTTCCCTGCATTCTTCCTTTCGGATTGATCTTCGTTTTTTAGCTTCTCAGCTTCGATAAACGGAAGTAGATAAGCTACTGCTTTCTTCATTACCCGCGCAGATTTAACTACCTGGGGTAGGAACATCTTTCCGGAGCCA from Pedobacter indicus carries:
- the metF gene encoding methylenetetrahydrofolate reductase [NAD(P)H], translating into MKITEHIRNAKGKTLFSFELLPPVKGQSIQNIYNTIDPLMEFNPPFIDVTYHREDYIYKEQPGGLLQKVAYRKRPGTVAICAAIMNKYKVDAVPHLICGGFTKEETENALIDLQFLGIDNVLVLRGDPRQTEKTFYPTPGGHEYASDLLQHVVDMNHGKYLHENIDVATDQNTFCIGVAGYPEKHFESPNMETDFRYLKKKIDLGADFIVTQMFFDNEKYRCFVEKCREYEINVPIIPGLKPITSSKQLISLPKTFHLDFPLELSEAVRACKSEKEVKELGIEWLINQSKELIKMGAPVLHFYTMGNPEPTKRVAEAVF
- the dapB gene encoding 4-hydroxy-tetrahydrodipicolinate reductase, which produces MNIALIGYGKMGQIIERIAHDRDHEVTLIIDENNRESIRVDDFEGVDVAIDFSTPDSVLDNIKLCFDARVPVVVGTTGWYDRIEEIRETCEAGEHSLLYGSNFSVGVNIFFYINKLLAKAIQPFKQYDVQVEEIHHTQKLDAPSGTAITIAEGILENSEVKKSWVNNIVGEEGEVIPKNDQLLIESHRLEDVPGTHTVLYSSEVDQIEFKHTAHSRSGFALGAVIAAEWLQDKTGFFNVKEMFKFDL
- the lepB gene encoding signal peptidase I; translated protein: MSYVICIILLVLVHFGLWKMFVKAGRPGWESLIPFYREYIIAQLTGRPAWWLILLLIPIVNIFIAITIYVDFVKSFGKRSFLEHAGTILLPFVVFPLWGTDTKTTYWGKSNTAEFKEKYPYKKTVTREWADAIIFAVVAATLIRGFLIEAYMIPTGSMEKSLLVGDFIFVSKVNYGPRVPMTPVAFPFSHHTLPTGGKAYWEGIKLDYKRLPGFEKIERNDVVVFNYPPDGLPPLSRPVDKRENYIKRCIAIPGDSLRIIDSKVYVNGQAEVNPPESQTSYYVKTNGTDLNPQTLFDMRIEGLRQSETEYVFTMTDKQAETISSWANVEAVKPNIAPLNAFDGQVFPHNPDFPWNVDNFGPIVVPEKGWTVALDSTTVPLYEQIITDYEGNTFEQRADGYYINSEKADSYTFQMDYYWMMGDNRHSSADSRLWGFVPEDHIVGKALFVWLSLDEVGSFFDKVRWNRIFMKIE
- a CDS encoding DUF5683 domain-containing protein — protein: MRYCLAFLLLLACSVVDLQAQTPDSLRQEVERISTDSLNMQDTTNLPTDANVEKTRRKKKKEEEPSVYKDSTRLALERMTRVAVTRSAIIPGWGQLTNKRWWKVPIIYGGIVGLVLTYDFNQTNYKEMLAEAQYRITHNDQYLHEKYAGANQEWVIQAKDFYRRNRDLTILVGLGLYALNLVDAYVDAKMFRYDIDDDLSFRIDPFVQQPQGFYASRTPTFGLKMAITIH
- a CDS encoding Ldh family oxidoreductase, which produces METKELRRIDEHKLRKFTQDVFLSMGCSQQDAQLAADVLLKADLRGIDSHGVARLIGYVRLWDKGRINPSPQIKIIHETPSTATVDGDAGLGLVVAPHAMNIALEKADKVGSGWVSVKNSNHFGIAGYHALMAIEKDMIGMAMTNASPLVAPTFSKERMLGTNPICYTFPAGKYPPIVVDMATSTAANGKLEVAQRKHLPIPSGWVQTKEGQNSLDAGELKNGGSLLPLGGDREHGSHKGFGLSSAVDIFSAVLSGASYGPWAPPFVAFLEPAKDQPGQGLGHFLGAWRVDGFRPVEDYKQNIDQWIERFKAAERISENQSVIIPGEPENLAEQANRREGIPLVDAVINDLNSLADRFKLQPIRFS